One genomic segment of Bradyrhizobium prioriisuperbiae includes these proteins:
- a CDS encoding xanthine dehydrogenase family protein subunit M encodes MKPAPFKYIVAHSVEEAVALKVEHGSDACFLAGGQSLVPALNFRLAQPAVLIDINTVADCDGVSVRDGKVSVGALTRYRVLQRNPGIAQHAPLIAEALPHIAHPQVRNRGTIGGNLSHADPASELPAIMLASGARMRVRSSAGERWIDARMFFVGALCTALEAHEMLVEVELPATAPRCGTAFMEIARRRGDFAIMGIAATLTLADDGSCAAARLAYCGAGDGPVLAAAAASILIGGRVGENDIAAAAEEAAREVDPFGSIHASKDYQRHLAGVLTRRALNIAIERARMTPASVERIGAQ; translated from the coding sequence ATGAAGCCGGCCCCGTTCAAATACATCGTCGCTCATTCGGTCGAGGAGGCCGTGGCGCTGAAGGTCGAGCATGGCAGCGACGCCTGCTTTCTTGCCGGCGGCCAGAGCCTGGTGCCGGCGCTGAATTTTCGCCTGGCCCAGCCGGCGGTTCTAATCGACATTAACACCGTTGCGGACTGCGATGGCGTGTCGGTTCGAGACGGCAAAGTGAGCGTTGGCGCGTTGACGCGTTATCGTGTGCTGCAGCGCAATCCAGGCATCGCGCAGCATGCGCCACTGATCGCCGAAGCGCTGCCGCATATCGCGCATCCGCAGGTCCGCAACCGCGGGACCATCGGTGGCAATCTGTCCCATGCCGACCCAGCTTCCGAGCTGCCGGCGATCATGCTCGCGTCGGGGGCTCGGATGCGGGTGCGGTCCAGCGCCGGTGAGCGGTGGATCGATGCCCGCATGTTCTTTGTCGGGGCGCTGTGCACGGCGCTCGAAGCCCACGAGATGCTGGTCGAGGTCGAGTTGCCGGCGACCGCGCCGCGCTGCGGCACGGCATTCATGGAGATTGCGCGGCGACGCGGGGATTTCGCCATCATGGGGATCGCCGCCACCCTGACGCTGGCGGATGATGGCAGCTGCGCTGCCGCCCGGCTGGCCTATTGCGGCGCCGGCGATGGGCCGGTGTTGGCTGCCGCGGCCGCCTCGATTTTGATTGGAGGCCGCGTGGGTGAGAACGATATCGCGGCCGCGGCTGAGGAGGCCGCCCGCGAGGTCGACCCGTTCGGCAGCATTCATGCGAGCAAGGACTATCAGCGGCATCTTGCCGGGGTGCTGACGCGACGCGCGCTCAACATAGCGATCGAGCGTGCGCGCATGACGCCGGCCTCCGTGGAGAGGATCGGCGCGCAATGA
- a CDS encoding xanthine dehydrogenase family protein molybdopterin-binding subunit — protein MTTRYFGAPVKRNEDQRLLTGQALFVDDVELPGMLHAAFLRSQVAHARIKRIDVEAARRRAGVIAVYTAGDLGDYWQPGPLLVPPPPIPGIVFNQRSQVPLARDKVRHVGEPLAIVIAESRYIAEDALADIEVDLEPLPAVVDMEKALGAQSVLVHDDLRSNVAARARQTKGDYAAAAKRASHIIRRRFTYDHGASSPMETRGVVAQWDGRAGQLTVWDTTQGPVFIRNGLAGMLGLSERQVRVIAPFVGGGFGPKMMLFYPEEVVVPWAAIELQRPVKWIEDRLEHFVATTHERSQIHDAEIALDGDGRILGIKDEFLFDTGAYDPYGLTVPLNSQCTLLGPYVVPSYDSTFTAVFTTLPIVTPYRGAGRQHGVFVIERLLDIAAHELGLDRAEIRRRNFIPPDAFPYNNEIIYQDFAPLEYDSGNYQPILTKALDAIGYRDFIDDEQLRLRAEGRHVGIGIACYVEGTGIGPYEGARVQVQANGKVSVATGIGTQGQGHFTSFAQIVADQVGVDVRDVDIVTGDTDRFHWGAGTFASRGAVVAGNAVNEAAKVVREKILRLASEHFECAETDLVLENGEVSIVGVPGRSIRLGELAMKANPMRGAVRPGTEPGLEATQYFGPPRGATASGVHAMIVEVDPETFDLEIRKYVVVHDCGTVINPLILAGQIHGGVAQGIGNAFYEQLVFDDEGQLLNASLADYLLPTALDVPRMELDHTVTASPLNPLGIKGAGEAGAIPVGPLFAQAIEDALGLRARKIEILEIPLSPSKLWDLTRAREPS, from the coding sequence ATGACGACGCGTTACTTCGGCGCTCCGGTCAAACGCAACGAGGATCAGCGGCTGCTCACCGGGCAGGCCCTGTTCGTCGATGACGTCGAATTGCCGGGGATGCTGCATGCGGCCTTCCTGCGCAGCCAGGTGGCGCACGCGCGCATCAAGCGCATCGACGTCGAAGCGGCGCGCCGCCGTGCGGGCGTCATCGCGGTCTATACCGCAGGGGATCTCGGCGATTACTGGCAGCCGGGACCTTTGCTGGTGCCGCCGCCGCCGATCCCCGGCATCGTATTCAACCAGCGTAGCCAGGTGCCACTCGCCCGGGACAAGGTCCGCCATGTCGGCGAGCCCTTGGCGATCGTGATCGCCGAGAGCCGCTACATCGCCGAAGACGCGCTCGCCGATATCGAGGTCGACCTCGAGCCGCTGCCGGCGGTGGTCGATATGGAGAAGGCATTGGGTGCGCAATCCGTGCTGGTGCACGACGACTTGCGCTCAAACGTCGCCGCGCGAGCGCGGCAGACCAAGGGTGATTATGCCGCGGCCGCTAAGCGCGCCAGCCATATCATCCGCCGCCGCTTTACCTATGACCACGGTGCGTCGTCACCGATGGAAACCCGCGGCGTCGTCGCCCAGTGGGATGGGCGTGCGGGTCAACTAACCGTCTGGGACACCACCCAGGGGCCGGTGTTCATCCGCAACGGCCTGGCCGGCATGCTCGGCTTGAGCGAACGACAGGTCCGGGTGATCGCACCTTTTGTCGGTGGCGGCTTCGGTCCAAAAATGATGCTGTTCTATCCCGAGGAAGTGGTGGTGCCGTGGGCCGCGATCGAGCTGCAGCGGCCGGTGAAGTGGATCGAGGACCGGCTCGAGCATTTCGTCGCGACCACCCATGAGCGCAGCCAGATCCACGATGCGGAGATCGCACTCGATGGCGATGGCCGCATCCTCGGGATCAAGGATGAATTCCTGTTCGATACCGGGGCCTATGATCCCTACGGGCTGACGGTGCCGCTGAACAGCCAGTGCACGCTGCTTGGTCCCTATGTGGTGCCGAGCTACGACAGTACGTTCACGGCGGTGTTCACCACGCTGCCGATCGTGACGCCGTATCGTGGCGCCGGCCGGCAGCACGGCGTGTTCGTGATCGAGCGGCTGCTCGACATCGCCGCGCACGAACTCGGCCTCGACCGTGCCGAGATCCGCCGCCGCAACTTCATTCCGCCCGATGCGTTCCCCTACAACAATGAGATCATCTACCAGGACTTCGCGCCGCTGGAATACGACAGCGGCAATTACCAGCCAATCCTCACCAAGGCGCTGGACGCGATCGGTTATCGGGATTTTATCGATGATGAGCAACTGCGCTTGCGCGCCGAAGGCCGTCATGTCGGGATCGGCATTGCCTGCTACGTGGAGGGCACCGGCATCGGCCCTTACGAGGGCGCGCGCGTCCAGGTGCAGGCCAACGGCAAGGTCAGCGTCGCCACTGGGATCGGCACCCAGGGGCAGGGGCATTTCACATCTTTCGCGCAAATCGTGGCCGATCAGGTCGGCGTCGACGTGCGCGACGTCGACATCGTCACCGGCGATACCGATCGCTTCCACTGGGGCGCCGGCACCTTCGCCAGCCGCGGCGCCGTGGTCGCGGGCAACGCTGTCAACGAAGCCGCCAAGGTGGTGCGCGAGAAAATCCTGCGGCTCGCATCCGAGCATTTCGAATGTGCTGAAACCGATCTGGTGTTGGAGAACGGGGAGGTCTCCATCGTCGGTGTGCCGGGGCGCTCCATCCGTCTTGGGGAGCTGGCTATGAAAGCCAATCCGATGCGCGGCGCAGTGCGGCCCGGCACCGAGCCCGGGCTCGAGGCCACCCAGTATTTCGGGCCGCCGCGCGGTGCGACCGCCAGCGGCGTCCATGCAATGATCGTCGAGGTCGACCCCGAAACCTTCGATCTTGAAATCCGGAAATATGTCGTGGTGCATGATTGCGGCACCGTCATCAACCCGCTGATTCTCGCGGGCCAGATTCATGGCGGCGTGGCGCAGGGCATCGGCAATGCGTTCTACGAACAACTGGTCTTCGACGACGAGGGACAGTTGTTGAACGCTTCGCTCGCCGACTATCTGCTGCCCACGGCTCTTGATGTGCCGCGCATGGAGCTGGACCACACGGTGACGGCGTCGCCGCTCAATCCGCTCGGCATCAAGGGCGCCGGCGAGGCCGGCGCCATTCCGGTGGGGCCGCTGTTCGCTCAGGCAATCGAGGATGCCCTGGGGCTGAGGGCCCGAAAGATCGAAATTCTTGAAATTCCGCTCAGCCCGAGCAAACTGTGGGACCTGACCAGGGCGCGGGAACCCTCGTGA
- a CDS encoding SDR family oxidoreductase yields the protein MILITGASGKTGRAVTQALVARHHDVRALVHRAESTEAMIRLGARETLVGSMADPDVLRRAAEGTRAIYHICPNVSPDEILFGRNAIAAARAAGTRRFVFHSVLHPQIEAMSHHWTKMRVEDLLFAAELDVTILQPTAYMQNLLAGWRSIVEEGILRVPYPVTSRISLVDLSDVAEVAARVLTEPGHENATYELVGTAPLNQTDVAEVLSEALGRTVRAEAESVKAWDARAGAGGMATAERDTLISMFRYYERHGLAGNSNVLRWLLVRPPTSLAAFVCGVAGDLGASTSPTNGRNSVR from the coding sequence ATGATCCTGATCACAGGCGCGAGCGGCAAGACGGGCAGGGCGGTGACGCAGGCATTGGTCGCGCGGCACCATGATGTCCGTGCCCTGGTTCATCGCGCCGAGAGCACCGAGGCGATGATTCGGCTTGGCGCTCGCGAGACCTTGGTCGGTTCGATGGCGGATCCTGATGTCTTGCGCCGTGCGGCGGAAGGAACCCGGGCGATTTACCATATCTGTCCCAATGTCAGCCCCGACGAAATCCTGTTCGGCCGCAATGCCATTGCGGCGGCCCGGGCTGCTGGCACCAGGCGGTTCGTTTTTCACTCCGTGCTGCATCCGCAGATCGAAGCCATGTCGCATCACTGGACCAAGATGCGGGTCGAGGACCTGCTGTTCGCGGCGGAACTCGATGTCACGATCCTGCAGCCGACCGCCTACATGCAGAACCTGCTTGCCGGCTGGCGCAGCATTGTGGAGGAGGGGATTCTTCGGGTCCCCTATCCCGTCACCAGCCGTATCAGCCTCGTCGATCTCTCCGATGTGGCCGAAGTTGCCGCGCGGGTGCTGACCGAGCCGGGGCATGAGAACGCGACCTATGAGCTTGTCGGCACCGCGCCCTTGAACCAGACGGACGTCGCTGAGGTTCTGAGTGAAGCACTGGGGCGGACGGTTCGCGCCGAGGCCGAGTCGGTCAAGGCGTGGGACGCACGGGCGGGCGCCGGCGGCATGGCGACGGCGGAGCGTGACACATTGATCAGCATGTTCCGCTACTACGAGCGCCATGGACTCGCCGGAAATTCGAATGTGCTGCGCTGGCTTCTGGTCCGTCCGCCGACGTCGCTTGCGGCGTTTGTGTGCGGCGTCGCTGGTGATCTTGGCGCCTCTACTTCCCCGACCAATGGACGAAATAGCGTTCGATGA
- a CDS encoding ABC transporter ATP-binding protein: MAGRTAAALSTADSLGAQRLATVNRTAPHVTIRGLSKRFDGAVIYDNFDLDLPRGKLISIFGPNGCGKSTLINMIAGLIPVDAGEILFDGMRLDQIKFGYVFQNYREAMFPWLRAVQNIEYPLKKMGLPKRQRRDRIERLVAHLGVKLDLNLYPYQMSGGQQQLVSIMRALIVEPEILFLDEPFSALDYEMTLFIREQLQRIFIETGTTTVLVSHDLEEAVYLADRILLLSRHPARVADFVHYDAARPRDGATLSDPDFVRVKAHCLEIFQREVRKG; encoded by the coding sequence ATGGCGGGGCGAACGGCAGCGGCACTATCGACGGCGGATTCTCTCGGGGCACAGCGGCTCGCAACGGTGAACCGCACCGCGCCCCATGTCACCATCCGGGGCTTGAGCAAGCGCTTCGACGGCGCGGTGATCTACGACAATTTCGATCTCGATCTGCCGCGCGGCAAGCTGATCTCGATCTTCGGTCCCAACGGCTGCGGCAAAAGCACGCTGATCAACATGATCGCCGGCCTGATCCCGGTCGACGCCGGCGAAATCCTGTTCGACGGCATGCGTCTGGACCAGATCAAGTTCGGCTACGTGTTCCAGAACTATCGGGAGGCGATGTTCCCCTGGCTGCGCGCGGTGCAGAACATCGAATATCCACTGAAGAAGATGGGCCTGCCGAAACGCCAGCGGCGCGACCGCATCGAGCGGCTGGTGGCCCATCTCGGCGTGAAACTCGACCTCAATCTCTATCCCTACCAGATGTCCGGCGGCCAGCAGCAGCTGGTCTCGATCATGCGCGCCTTGATCGTGGAGCCGGAAATCCTGTTCCTGGACGAGCCGTTCTCCGCGCTCGACTACGAAATGACGCTATTCATCCGCGAGCAGTTGCAGCGCATCTTCATCGAGACCGGCACCACGACGGTACTGGTGTCGCACGATCTCGAAGAGGCGGTGTACCTCGCCGACCGCATCCTGCTCCTGTCGCGCCATCCGGCGCGAGTGGCGGACTTTGTGCATTACGATGCGGCGCGGCCGCGCGACGGCGCAACCTTGTCCGATCCCGACTTCGTCCGCGTCAAGGCGCATTGCCTCGAGATCTTCCAGCGTGAAGTCCGTAAAGGATGA
- a CDS encoding ABC transporter substrate-binding protein, with protein MGIDGKSTRRQLMAGLAGLTAAAALPAAAQDKPADKVKVGVFPLSSSLPYFVALERGFFKEVNIDPETIKLMGGPANVAALITNQIEVSVVLVMLEGMNANVKKPGVATYISANSQTKTWQMEQFVVRTDFKAETIKDLKGAKLMTAPGPANFNTAKAVLAKNGLKDGDYSIDQLDMGQHINVMKAGTFDGGYTLEPQATIMRKMGIARTLEAGLISKYILGDEAANSYAAGCALSADFIAGRPDVAKRFATAWGKAIAYINTQPNEARKYLAKNTLTPDDVVDDVPMLGYAMVKDMSPKQMDEWQKLVDFGTEIGVVPEKIDIKKFVAAL; from the coding sequence ATGGGAATTGATGGCAAAAGCACCCGGCGGCAATTGATGGCTGGCCTCGCCGGCCTGACGGCGGCGGCAGCGCTGCCGGCGGCGGCGCAGGACAAGCCGGCCGACAAGGTCAAGGTCGGTGTCTTTCCCCTGAGTTCGTCGCTGCCGTATTTCGTGGCGCTGGAGCGCGGGTTCTTCAAAGAGGTCAATATCGATCCCGAAACCATCAAGCTGATGGGCGGGCCGGCCAATGTCGCCGCCCTGATCACCAACCAAATCGAGGTCTCGGTGGTGCTGGTGATGCTCGAGGGCATGAACGCCAACGTGAAAAAGCCGGGCGTCGCAACCTATATTTCCGCGAACAGCCAGACCAAGACCTGGCAGATGGAACAGTTCGTGGTCCGCACCGACTTCAAGGCCGAGACCATCAAGGATCTCAAGGGCGCCAAGCTGATGACCGCGCCGGGGCCGGCCAACTTCAACACCGCCAAGGCGGTGCTGGCCAAGAACGGGCTCAAGGACGGCGACTACTCGATCGACCAGCTCGACATGGGCCAGCACATCAACGTGATGAAGGCCGGCACCTTCGACGGCGGCTATACGCTGGAGCCACAGGCCACCATCATGCGGAAGATGGGAATCGCCCGCACACTGGAAGCCGGCCTGATCTCGAAGTACATTTTGGGCGACGAAGCCGCCAACAGCTATGCCGCGGGATGCGCCCTTTCCGCCGACTTCATCGCGGGCCGCCCCGACGTCGCCAAGCGCTTCGCGACCGCCTGGGGCAAGGCCATCGCCTACATCAACACCCAGCCCAACGAGGCGCGCAAATACCTTGCCAAGAACACGCTGACGCCGGACGACGTGGTCGATGACGTGCCGATGCTCGGCTACGCCATGGTCAAGGATATGTCGCCGAAGCAAATGGACGAATGGCAGAAGCTGGTCGATTTCGGCACCGAGATCGGCGTGGTGCCGGAGAAGATCGACATCAAGAAGTTCGTGGCCGCACTCTGA
- a CDS encoding ABC transporter ATP-binding protein, which yields MPDRSPAVAIQNTSLVFETSDGRVDALSNVDLQIAQGDFVSLIGPSGCGKTTLLRIIADLERPTSGTVRVNGMSAEQARQQRAYGYVFQAPALYPWRTIERNLMLPLEIMGYSAAERRERAQRYLALVNLSGFERKFPWQLSGGMQQRASIARALSFDPALLLMDEPFGALDEIVRDHLNEQLLQLWSKTGKTVVFVTHSIPEAVFLSTKIVVMSPRPGRIIDTIDCNFPRDRSLDIRETPEFLSIAHRVRMGLRSGHAYDE from the coding sequence GTGCCCGATCGTAGCCCCGCCGTCGCCATTCAAAACACCTCGCTCGTGTTCGAGACATCGGACGGCAGGGTCGACGCGCTGTCAAACGTCGATCTGCAGATCGCGCAAGGTGATTTCGTCTCGCTGATCGGCCCGTCCGGATGCGGCAAGACCACGCTGCTACGGATCATCGCCGATCTGGAACGTCCGACCTCCGGAACGGTGCGGGTCAATGGCATGTCCGCCGAACAGGCCCGGCAACAGCGCGCCTACGGTTATGTCTTCCAGGCCCCGGCACTGTATCCCTGGCGCACCATCGAGCGCAATCTGATGCTGCCGCTGGAGATCATGGGATACTCGGCCGCCGAGCGCAGGGAACGCGCGCAACGCTATCTCGCGCTGGTCAATCTGTCGGGCTTCGAGCGCAAGTTTCCCTGGCAGCTGTCCGGCGGCATGCAGCAGCGCGCGTCGATCGCAAGGGCGCTGTCGTTCGACCCGGCGTTGCTGCTGATGGACGAACCGTTCGGAGCGCTCGACGAAATCGTCCGCGATCATCTCAACGAGCAGTTGCTGCAGCTCTGGTCCAAAACCGGCAAGACGGTAGTCTTCGTCACCCATTCAATCCCGGAAGCCGTGTTCCTGTCGACCAAGATCGTGGTGATGTCGCCGCGCCCGGGACGAATCATCGACACCATCGACTGCAATTTTCCACGCGATCGGTCGCTCGACATTCGAGAAACGCCGGAGTTCTTGTCGATCGCCCACCGGGTCCGCATGGGCCTTCGCTCGGGGCACGCCTATGACGAGTAG
- a CDS encoding ABC transporter permease gives MNAMKRFDSFLPLIGVVGLIAVWSLTVQFKLVDPVLLPGPMETFRALWKGMTGGALGVDFAKTVWRTVISTAIATVIAIPLGIMLGSWERLYRSVEFVIDFFRSTPASAMFPLFLVLFGVGDKTKISVAAFGAVLVILFNVAYGVMNARKTRLLAAKVMGASRVGVLVDVMLLESLPQTFVGLRNGVSLALVIIVVAEMFIGSQDGLGHSVFEAQQLFNMPEMYAAIFAAGALGYGLNLVFLLIERYFVHWSGK, from the coding sequence ATGAACGCGATGAAACGCTTCGATTCCTTTCTGCCGCTGATCGGCGTGGTCGGGCTGATCGCGGTCTGGTCACTCACCGTCCAGTTCAAGCTGGTCGATCCTGTGCTGCTGCCCGGGCCGATGGAGACATTCCGCGCGCTATGGAAAGGCATGACCGGCGGCGCGCTGGGCGTGGACTTCGCCAAGACGGTGTGGCGGACCGTCATCTCGACGGCGATCGCGACAGTGATCGCCATTCCGCTCGGCATCATGCTCGGCTCCTGGGAACGGCTCTACCGCTCGGTCGAGTTCGTCATCGACTTCTTCCGCTCGACGCCGGCCTCCGCCATGTTCCCGCTGTTCCTGGTGCTGTTCGGAGTCGGCGACAAGACAAAAATTTCAGTCGCGGCTTTCGGCGCGGTGCTGGTGATCCTGTTCAACGTCGCCTACGGCGTGATGAATGCGCGCAAGACCCGCCTCCTGGCGGCCAAGGTGATGGGTGCGTCGCGGGTCGGCGTGCTGGTCGATGTCATGCTGCTGGAATCGCTGCCACAGACCTTCGTGGGCTTGCGCAACGGCGTGTCGCTGGCACTGGTCATCATCGTGGTCGCCGAAATGTTCATCGGCTCGCAGGACGGCCTCGGCCACAGCGTGTTCGAGGCCCAGCAGCTTTTCAACATGCCGGAAATGTATGCCGCGATCTTTGCCGCGGGTGCGCTCGGTTACGGGCTCAACCTCGTGTTCCTGCTCATCGAACGCTATTTCGTCCATTGGTCGGGGAAGTAG
- a CDS encoding hydantoinase B/oxoprolinase family protein, whose product MSLTSAKPSKPWPTAPASVASNVDPIILQIIEGTLNSIEAEIEYAIERTARSPMIREAHDYRVGLFDRYCRKLTGRSYSAMPNAVVRDFPPETMRPGDVFLMNDTYLTEGSIGHLPDLCSTVPVFHEGEVVAYIQAFGHHDDIGGKVPGSMPGTAATVFEEGLAIPPVKLYSEGVRNEAVYTIIKRNTRVPEMLAADLDSEMQACIMGARRMAGLFERFGRAQVEACFQAILDKCRDIYRNELLAKIADGEYVWEDYVEHDGVTDPKLHKLVMKMIKKGGRITLDFTGTDPQSTGPINWPADYADGAFLIKWIAPILRNLADTPERAAEIHVNEGVCEVFDIVFPPKGTLITPEWPAATNARSFVLLRVLGLLAGVVAQAVDGRMPADQETIRYTGFYGTDADGNSFLSREVLGGGSGGRYYADGNDAIHIVPDSRNQPAEFTETRFPLLVEKLALNTDSGGAGLRRGGLGYEKHYRALVDCRTIVTADRVRLGCYGLNGGKAGAPFCVTVDLDGEARDLGGLVDGEPVLAGQIVRVVTTGGGGWGDPLQREPERVHQDVIEGRVSPERAREDYGVVLIRASGLDDGEIDHDATEKLRADKRAQQSPSPPMIDRGAGYDLMLSGQAKPRMKAGV is encoded by the coding sequence ATGAGCCTGACATCCGCAAAGCCATCCAAGCCGTGGCCGACCGCGCCGGCGAGCGTCGCCAGCAACGTCGACCCGATCATCCTGCAGATCATCGAGGGCACGCTGAACTCGATCGAGGCGGAGATCGAATACGCCATCGAACGCACCGCGCGCTCGCCGATGATCCGCGAGGCGCACGACTACCGCGTCGGCCTGTTCGACCGCTATTGCCGCAAGCTGACAGGACGCTCCTATTCGGCAATGCCGAATGCGGTGGTGCGCGACTTCCCGCCGGAAACCATGCGGCCGGGCGACGTGTTCCTGATGAACGACACCTATCTGACCGAAGGCAGCATCGGCCACCTGCCCGATCTGTGCAGCACCGTGCCTGTGTTCCACGAGGGCGAGGTGGTCGCCTACATCCAGGCGTTCGGCCATCACGACGACATCGGCGGCAAGGTGCCGGGCTCGATGCCGGGCACCGCCGCCACCGTGTTCGAGGAAGGCCTCGCGATTCCGCCGGTCAAACTCTACAGCGAAGGCGTGCGCAACGAGGCCGTCTACACCATCATCAAGCGCAACACCCGGGTGCCGGAGATGCTGGCGGCCGATCTCGACAGCGAGATGCAGGCCTGCATCATGGGCGCGCGCCGGATGGCCGGCCTGTTCGAGCGTTTCGGCCGCGCCCAGGTCGAGGCCTGCTTCCAGGCCATCCTGGACAAATGCCGCGACATCTACCGCAACGAGCTGCTCGCCAAGATCGCCGACGGCGAATACGTCTGGGAAGACTATGTCGAGCATGACGGCGTCACCGATCCCAAACTGCACAAGCTGGTGATGAAGATGATCAAGAAGGGTGGGCGCATCACCCTCGACTTCACCGGCACCGATCCGCAATCGACCGGCCCGATCAACTGGCCCGCCGACTATGCCGACGGCGCCTTCCTGATCAAATGGATCGCCCCCATTTTGCGCAATCTCGCCGATACGCCGGAGCGCGCCGCCGAGATCCATGTCAACGAGGGCGTGTGCGAGGTGTTCGACATCGTGTTCCCGCCCAAGGGCACGCTGATCACGCCGGAATGGCCGGCGGCGACCAATGCGCGCTCGTTCGTGCTGCTGCGCGTGCTCGGGCTGCTGGCGGGCGTGGTGGCGCAGGCCGTTGACGGCCGCATGCCGGCAGACCAGGAAACCATCCGCTACACCGGCTTTTACGGCACCGATGCCGACGGCAACTCGTTCCTGTCGCGCGAGGTGCTGGGTGGCGGCTCGGGCGGGCGCTATTACGCCGACGGCAATGACGCCATTCACATCGTGCCGGATTCACGCAACCAGCCGGCGGAATTCACCGAGACCCGGTTTCCGCTGCTGGTCGAGAAGCTCGCGCTCAACACCGATTCCGGCGGCGCCGGCTTGCGCCGCGGCGGGCTCGGCTATGAGAAGCATTATCGTGCGCTGGTGGATTGCCGCACCATCGTTACCGCCGACCGGGTACGGCTTGGCTGTTATGGCCTCAATGGCGGCAAGGCCGGCGCACCGTTCTGCGTCACCGTCGACCTTGACGGCGAGGCACGCGATCTCGGCGGCCTGGTCGACGGCGAGCCGGTGCTCGCGGGGCAGATCGTCCGCGTGGTCACCACCGGCGGCGGCGGCTGGGGCGATCCGCTGCAGCGCGAACCGGAGCGGGTGCACCAGGACGTGATCGAAGGCCGGGTGTCGCCGGAGCGTGCGCGAGAGGATTATGGCGTGGTGCTGATCCGCGCCTCCGGCCTCGACGATGGCGAAATCGACCACGACGCCACCGAGAAGTTGCGGGCCGACAAGCGAGCCCAGCAGTCGCCATCGCCGCCGATGATCGACCGCGGCGCCGGATACGACCTGATGCTGAGCGGGCAAGCGAAGCCGCGCATGAAAGCCGGGGTCTAG
- a CDS encoding (2Fe-2S)-binding protein, giving the protein MSFDQHDVAVTVNGRRYERRVEARMLLSDFIRHELLLAGTHVGCEHGVCGACTILVDGEAIRSCLMLAVQANGREVMTVEGLAPDPETLHPLQAAMKECHGLQCGYCTPGILMTMKAFLDEYPSPGEAEIREALSGNLCRCTGYQHIVDAMLLAAKPAEGPA; this is encoded by the coding sequence ATGAGCTTCGACCAGCATGACGTCGCCGTCACGGTAAATGGCCGGCGCTATGAACGGCGAGTTGAGGCGCGCATGCTGCTCAGCGACTTCATCCGGCACGAACTGTTGCTCGCCGGGACCCATGTCGGCTGCGAGCACGGCGTTTGCGGCGCCTGTACGATCCTGGTCGACGGTGAGGCAATCCGCTCCTGCCTGATGCTCGCCGTCCAGGCCAACGGCCGCGAGGTGATGACCGTGGAAGGGTTGGCGCCGGATCCGGAGACGCTGCACCCGCTTCAGGCGGCGATGAAGGAATGCCACGGACTGCAATGTGGGTACTGCACGCCGGGCATCCTGATGACCATGAAGGCTTTCCTCGATGAATATCCGTCGCCCGGCGAAGCGGAGATTCGGGAAGCCCTCTCGGGTAACCTCTGTCGTTGCACCGGTTACCAGCACATCGTCGATGCGATGCTGCTGGCCGCGAAGCCGGCGGAGGGGCCGGCATGA